TCATAACCTCGGAACAGGTCAATTTTGTTCGTGTCGGGCAGACAACGATACGCGAATTGGCCGATCACATCGGAGCCCCGGATGAGGTGACTGAATCCGATTTCGGGTTCGTGGCGCTCTATTATTGGAGTGATACCAAATCCGCGTCTGTTGACTTCGGCGCCATCACTCGCCTGTTCTTGCCCTATTCCCCGATTTCACCGAGGATGGCTTTGAGCAAGACCGGAGTGAAGCCTGAACAATTCCAGGTGGTGTTCGATCCTCAGTGGACCGTGCGCGCCTACGGATTCTCCCGACGAGCTAAGGATGAGCCGGTCATCTGGTTCTGGCCATTCTAAAATGCGGTGTCCTATCCAGAATTGCCGGGCCTCTCTAATCTCTTTATAATCGCCGCATGAATCCTCCATCTGATCCGGATGCCATCAATCCTGCCGCTGAATCCTCCTCCTACATTCCTGCCGATCGCGACACAGAGTTTCTCCAGCGGGACGAACTCCGCCCCCTCCGCATCGGGATCGAACTGTTGAAGCCGGAGTTGATTCAGTGTGAACAGGGGATCCGATCGACCATCGTCGTCTTCGGGAGTTCGCGGCTACAAGAACCAGCCGCCGCGAAGCATGCCCTTCATATGGCCGAAGTGGAGGCCCTTCAAAACCCAGACGATCCAACGAATCGGCAAAGGGTGACGATTTCGCAGCGACAACTTGCCCTCTCAAAATATTATGACGTGGCGCGTGAATTCGGCAGTCTGGTGTCGTCAACCTGCCAAGTCGATGGCCGCTGCGACTACGTCATTGTGACCGGCGGAGGGCCCGGTATTATGGAGGCCGCCAATCGAGGGGCGGCGGACGTGAATGCAAAATCTATCGGCCTCAATATCACCCTCCCTCACGAACAGCACCCCAACGCGTATATTACACCGGAGTTGAGTTTTCAGTTTCGCTATTTTGCCATTAGGAAAATGCACTTTTTAATCCGTGCCAAGGCGTTGGTTGCCTTTCCCGGAGGATTCGGTACGCTCGATGAGCTGTTCGAGACGCTGACACTTCTCCAAACAGGCAAGACCGAAAATGTGATGGTCGTACTGATCGGACGGGATTTTTGGGAGCGCCTGATTAACTGGCAATGGCTCGTCGAGAACGGGCTCATCGCCCAGCAGGATCTTCAACTGTTTCACTATGCTGAGACGGCCCAGGAAACCTGGGATCTGATCGCGCGCCGCAACGGAGTATCCTCATCGTGAAACTCTCCTTCCACGGAGCGGCGCGATCGGTGACGGGAAGCCGCCATATGGTGGAAGTGCCGGGCTTCAAACTCCTGCTGGACTGCGGACTTTTTCAAGGACGACGAGAAGATGCTGTCCGGCAAAACCGAGACCTCGGATTTGATCCCAAATCACTGGGAGCCGTCCTGCTCTCTCACGCCCATATCGATCATTCCGGCGCCCTGCCTGTCCTGCCTCGCCACGGGTTCTCCGGCAAGGTCTATCTCACCCGCGCATCCGCGGATTTGACCAGCATCATGCTCGAAGACTCGGCCCGGGTTCAGGAAAACGACTGCCGGTACGTGAATAAGCAGGAAACGCGACGTGGAAGAGCCTGTGTCCGCCCGTTTTACGACAGCGACGATGTGAGGACAATCATCCGTCGTTTCGAAGGCGTCAGGTATGCCGACAATCTGAAGCTTGCCCCTCGGATCACCGCCTCATTTCAGGATGCCGGCCATATCTTGGGATCGGCGGCCATTCGAATGAAATACACGGCCCGAGGTAATACCACCACTGTCGTATTTAGCGGAGACCTCGGCCGCTTTAACATGCCTATTCTTCGCGATCCTGAACCGGCACCACCCTGCGACGTGCTGATCCTCGAATCGACCTATGGAGATCGGCTTCATGAACAGGCCGGCGAAGAGATGAAGAAGAAGGCGCAAGACCTCCTTGCCCATGCAAAGCTCCATAAGAGCAAGATCATCGTCCCGGCCTTCGCCGTGGGGCGGACCCAAGAACTTATCATGCGGATCAAGGAGCTTGTCGGGGAAGGCCGCGTCGATCCCATTCCCATCTATATAGATTCGCCCCTGGCCGGAAGGGCCACCGAAGTGTTTCGTCGCCACCCGGAATGCTACGACGAAGAAACCACCAAGACATTCGCTTCATCCAACGACCTCTTCGCTTCCCGCTATATCCGTTTTGTCTCGTCGTCGGAAGACAGCAAGCGCCTCAACAGCATAAAGGGGCCCTGTGTCATCATTTCCGCTTCGGGGATGTGTGAGGGCGGCCGTGTTGTCCACCATCTCAAGCACGCCATTCAAGATGAAGCGAACGTCATTGTCTTCGTGGGATTTCAAGCTGAGCATACCCTTGGACGCAAACTTGTCGAAGGGTGGGATGTCGTCCCGATCTTCGGCGTGCCTACACCACGCCGGGCGAAGATCGTCAAGTTCAATGGGCTCTCAGCCCATGCGGATCGCAACGATCTCCTGGCCTATGTGCGAGCCATCGACCCACTACCGGGCAAGATCTTCCTCGTGCACGGTGAAGAGAAGCAGGCTCTCTCGCTGGCCGCTGCGATCCGAGCGGAACATCCCGGCATCGACGTGACAGTCCCTCATTATGGATCCCTGCATGAAGTCTGAACGTGTGACGGCGACCGCCCTCATGTTGGCAGTGCTGTGCTTCGCTCTTGTGTGTGGTTTCTCGGCCAATGCAGGGGATGGTCAAGAACCGAGGCAGCGTGCTCGTGATCTGGGCATTGTGATTGGTTCCTATCCTGCCGGCCCTCTGAACGCCCTTACCGATGTCGCGGGCGTGAAAGTCGGGCAGATAACCCTCATCTCCGGTGAGGGCGCATTGAAACCGGGCCAAGGGCCGGTGCGAACGGGGGTGACCGTCATCATCCCGCGTGACGATGTGTGGCACAAGAAAGTCCCAGCAGGAGCCTTCGTGTTGAATGGTACGGGAGAGATGACTGGGCTGGCCTGGGTTGCAGAATCCGGCTTTCTGGAATACCCGATTGCGCTTACGAATACGCTCAATGTGCCGCGCGTGGCGAACGGTGTCATGAGCTGGATGATCAAACAGTATCCGGAGATCGGCATCGATGACGATACGCTGACTCCGGTGGTTGCCGAATGCGACGACGGCCGGCTGAGCGATATTCAAGGCCGTCACGTGTCTGAGCAGGATGTTATGGCTGCGCTCGATCATGCGGTGGGTGGCCCAGTGAAGGAAGGTACAGTCGGAGCAGGGACTGGGATGGTCTCCTATGGGTTTAAAGGTGGCATCGGAACTGCCTCGCGGCGGTTGTCAGAGAAAGATGGGGGCTATACCGTCGGGGTTCTGGTGAATGCCAACCATGGCCGGAGACCGGAACTCGTCGTCGGAGGTATGCCGGTTGGGAAACTCTATGAGGCATCTCAACCGGTGGCAGAAGTCCTCCGGCCGGGCCAGAGCGAAGGATCCATCGTGGTGGTGATCGCGACGGATGCGCCGCTCGATGGACGTCAGCTCACACGATTGGCGAAGCGTGCCGCCTTAGGCCTTGCACGTACCGGTTCAACAGCGCGCCATGGCAGCGGAGACTTCATGCTCGCGTTTTCCACAGCGAATATCATTCCCCACTATCCCAAGGAGCCGACGTTTCAGCAGGCGCATCTTGCCGATACGCACTTGAATCCAATGATCGCGGCGACAGTCGAAGCCACGGAAGAAGCTATTCTCAATGCGCTGACCATGGCGACGACAGTCGTGGGCCGCGACGGTCATCGTGCCGAGGCGATCTCACTCGCGAAACTCCGCGCGATTCTTGATCAGCGCACACGATAACGTGTAGAGAGTCAGCCGCCAGTGAAATAGAGTATTCCCCGACTTGCATTTTCCTCTCGTGCCTCGCTATTCTCTCGCGACTCTTTTGCATCTGGAGGATGACTATGAGCGGGTATCAACTCGGTGGCGGCTTGAGTCTCATAACTGTGTTGGGGAAAACCCATGCCTTTGCCGAGTTCTTGGAATCGCGCATGGTTCATGC
This Nitrospirota bacterium DNA region includes the following protein-coding sequences:
- a CDS encoding MBL fold metallo-hydrolase codes for the protein MKLSFHGAARSVTGSRHMVEVPGFKLLLDCGLFQGRREDAVRQNRDLGFDPKSLGAVLLSHAHIDHSGALPVLPRHGFSGKVYLTRASADLTSIMLEDSARVQENDCRYVNKQETRRGRACVRPFYDSDDVRTIIRRFEGVRYADNLKLAPRITASFQDAGHILGSAAIRMKYTARGNTTTVVFSGDLGRFNMPILRDPEPAPPCDVLILESTYGDRLHEQAGEEMKKKAQDLLAHAKLHKSKIIVPAFAVGRTQELIMRIKELVGEGRVDPIPIYIDSPLAGRATEVFRRHPECYDEETTKTFASSNDLFASRYIRFVSSSEDSKRLNSIKGPCVIISASGMCEGGRVVHHLKHAIQDEANVIVFVGFQAEHTLGRKLVEGWDVVPIFGVPTPRRAKIVKFNGLSAHADRNDLLAYVRAIDPLPGKIFLVHGEEKQALSLAAAIRAEHPGIDVTVPHYGSLHEV
- a CDS encoding TIGR00730 family Rossman fold protein — encoded protein: MNPPSDPDAINPAAESSSYIPADRDTEFLQRDELRPLRIGIELLKPELIQCEQGIRSTIVVFGSSRLQEPAAAKHALHMAEVEALQNPDDPTNRQRVTISQRQLALSKYYDVAREFGSLVSSTCQVDGRCDYVIVTGGGPGIMEAANRGAADVNAKSIGLNITLPHEQHPNAYITPELSFQFRYFAIRKMHFLIRAKALVAFPGGFGTLDELFETLTLLQTGKTENVMVVLIGRDFWERLINWQWLVENGLIAQQDLQLFHYAETAQETWDLIARRNGVSSS
- a CDS encoding P1 family peptidase translates to MLAVLCFALVCGFSANAGDGQEPRQRARDLGIVIGSYPAGPLNALTDVAGVKVGQITLISGEGALKPGQGPVRTGVTVIIPRDDVWHKKVPAGAFVLNGTGEMTGLAWVAESGFLEYPIALTNTLNVPRVANGVMSWMIKQYPEIGIDDDTLTPVVAECDDGRLSDIQGRHVSEQDVMAALDHAVGGPVKEGTVGAGTGMVSYGFKGGIGTASRRLSEKDGGYTVGVLVNANHGRRPELVVGGMPVGKLYEASQPVAEVLRPGQSEGSIVVVIATDAPLDGRQLTRLAKRAALGLARTGSTARHGSGDFMLAFSTANIIPHYPKEPTFQQAHLADTHLNPMIAATVEATEEAILNALTMATTVVGRDGHRAEAISLAKLRAILDQRTR